In Zingiber officinale cultivar Zhangliang chromosome 1A, Zo_v1.1, whole genome shotgun sequence, a genomic segment contains:
- the LOC122031819 gene encoding Holliday junction resolvase MOC1, chloroplastic-like isoform X1 has product MASIQIGFPSCLSRPTPASMGALRSALRYAAVHRRGLCGSAFAITGANQLFPSGRRSTVLAHSTRVRTGPTDAALLKEEWLDSLSFPFSERVRQVVPAAEEEAESGDRVAGWTVGIDPDGSGAVALLKPDASGYSAQQVFDTPNMEVLVGKRVRKRLDARSMIQLLQTFGAPLGTKAFIEQSMPYPQDGKQGWWSGGFTYGLWIGILVASGFSVVPVVSRIWKDHFGIQRSSSTKEDSRRVASSLFPSLHSSLTRKKDHGRAEALLIAAYGKGLKLE; this is encoded by the exons ATGGCGAGCATCCAAATTGGCTTCCCATCTTGCCTCTCCCGCCCAACCCCCGCCTCCATGGGCGCGCTACGCTCCGCCCTCCGCTACGCCGCCGTCCACCGTCGAGGCCTCTGCGGCTCCGCCTTCGCTATCACCGGCGCCAACCAGTTATTTCCCAGCGGGAGGCGGAGCACCGTGCTCGCTCACTCCACTAGGGTTAGGACCGGGCCAACTGACGCCGCGCTGCTCAAGGAGGAGTGGCTGGATTCCCTCTCATTCCCGTTCTCGGAGAGGGTCCGGCAGGTCGTCCCTGCCGCCGAGGAGGAGGCTGAGAGCGGCGATCGCGTCGCGGGGTGGACCGTTGGGATCGACCCTGATGGTTCGGGGGCTGTGGCTTTGCTGAAACCCGATGCTTCTGGTTATTCTGCTCAG CAGGTGTTTGATACTCCAAACATGGAAGTATTGGTCGGAAAAAGAGTTCGAAAGCGCTTGGATGCAAGATCCATGATTCAGTTGCTGCAAACATTTGGCGCACCACTTG GTACTAAAGCATTTATTGAGCAGTCTATGCCTTACCCGCAAGATGGAAAACAG GGGTGGTGGAGTGGAGGGTTCACATATGGATTATGGATAGGGATTTTAGTCGCATCAGGGTTTTCAGTTGTGCCTGTGGTATCTCGCATTTGGAAGGACCATTTTGGTATCCAGCGGAGTTCCTCAACCAAG GAGGATAGCAGGAGAGTTGCTTCTTCTTTATTCCCCTCTCTGCACTCTTCTCTAACAAGGAAAAAGGATCATG GAAGAGCTGAGGCTCTCCTAATCGCTGCATACGGCAAGGGTTTGAAACTAGAGTAA
- the LOC122031815 gene encoding gamma carbonic anhydrase 1, mitochondrial-like, protein MGTLGRAIYTVGFWIRETGQAIDRLGSRLQGNYLFQEQISRHRTLMNVFDKVPNVHKDAFVAPSASVIGDVQVGQGSSIWYGCVLRGDVNSIHVGSGTNIQDNSLVHVAKSNLSGKVLPTIIGDNVTVGHSAVLHGCTIEDESFVGMGAVLLDGVLVEKHGMVAAGSLVRQNTKIPAGEVWGGNPAKLLRKLTDEEIAFIAQSATNYANLALVHAAENAKSFDEIEFEKVLRKRFAHKDEEYDSMLGIVRETPSELILPDNILPDKSRTTPSQ, encoded by the exons ATGGGGACACTAGGGAGGGCGATCTACACTGTCGGATTCTGGATCCGGGAGACCGGCCAGGCCATCGATCGTCTCGGCTCCCGACTCCAGGGAAACTACCTCTTCCAGGAGCAGA TATCAAGGCATCGTACACTTATGAACGTGTTTGACAAAGTACCTAATGTTCACAAAGATGCTTTTGTTGCTCCTAGTGCATCTGTTATTGGTGATGTCCAAGTAGGCCAAGGATCATCAATTTGGTATGGATGTGTTTTGCGAG GTGATGTAAACAGCATCCATGTAGGATCTGGCACTAATATACAAGATAATTCTCTGGTGCATGTGGCAAAATCTAATTTGAGTGGGAAGGTCCTGCCAACTATTATTGGAGATAATGTCACAGTAG GTCATAGTGCTGTCTTGCATGGATGCACTATTGAGGATGAATCATTTGTCGGAATGGGTGCCGTACTGCTTGATGGGGTACTTGTGGAAAAGCATGGGATGGTTGCTGCAGGATCCCTCGTAAGGCAGAATACAAAGATCCCAGCTGGAGAG GTATGGGGAGGCAATCCTGCCAAGTTGCTGAGAAAGCTCACCGATGAAGAGATAGCTTTTATCGCTCAGTCTGCTACCAACTACGCTAACTTGGCCCTAGTGCATGCGGCTGAGAACGCCAAGTCGTTCGATGAGATCGAGTTTGAGAAAGTTTTGCGCAAGAGGTTCGCGCATAAGGACGAGGAGTATGACTCGATGCTCGGAATCGTCCGTGAAACACCCTCAGAGCTAATTCTTCCTGACAACATCTTGCCCGACAAGTCACGCACCACCCCCTCTCAGTAA
- the LOC122031819 gene encoding Holliday junction resolvase MOC1, chloroplastic-like isoform X2 → MASIQIGFPSCLSRPTPASMGALRSALRYAAVHRRGLCGSAFAITGANQLFPSGRRSTVLAHSTRVRTGPTDAALLKEEWLDSLSFPFSERVRQVVPAAEEEAESGDRVAGWTVGIDPDGSGAVALLKPDASGYSAQVFDTPNMEVLVGKRVRKRLDARSMIQLLQTFGAPLGTKAFIEQSMPYPQDGKQGWWSGGFTYGLWIGILVASGFSVVPVVSRIWKDHFGIQRSSSTKEDSRRVASSLFPSLHSSLTRKKDHGRAEALLIAAYGKGLKLE, encoded by the exons ATGGCGAGCATCCAAATTGGCTTCCCATCTTGCCTCTCCCGCCCAACCCCCGCCTCCATGGGCGCGCTACGCTCCGCCCTCCGCTACGCCGCCGTCCACCGTCGAGGCCTCTGCGGCTCCGCCTTCGCTATCACCGGCGCCAACCAGTTATTTCCCAGCGGGAGGCGGAGCACCGTGCTCGCTCACTCCACTAGGGTTAGGACCGGGCCAACTGACGCCGCGCTGCTCAAGGAGGAGTGGCTGGATTCCCTCTCATTCCCGTTCTCGGAGAGGGTCCGGCAGGTCGTCCCTGCCGCCGAGGAGGAGGCTGAGAGCGGCGATCGCGTCGCGGGGTGGACCGTTGGGATCGACCCTGATGGTTCGGGGGCTGTGGCTTTGCTGAAACCCGATGCTTCTGGTTATTCTGCTCAG GTGTTTGATACTCCAAACATGGAAGTATTGGTCGGAAAAAGAGTTCGAAAGCGCTTGGATGCAAGATCCATGATTCAGTTGCTGCAAACATTTGGCGCACCACTTG GTACTAAAGCATTTATTGAGCAGTCTATGCCTTACCCGCAAGATGGAAAACAG GGGTGGTGGAGTGGAGGGTTCACATATGGATTATGGATAGGGATTTTAGTCGCATCAGGGTTTTCAGTTGTGCCTGTGGTATCTCGCATTTGGAAGGACCATTTTGGTATCCAGCGGAGTTCCTCAACCAAG GAGGATAGCAGGAGAGTTGCTTCTTCTTTATTCCCCTCTCTGCACTCTTCTCTAACAAGGAAAAAGGATCATG GAAGAGCTGAGGCTCTCCTAATCGCTGCATACGGCAAGGGTTTGAAACTAGAGTAA